The DNA segment ATTGACGCTAATCTAACCGCCCATTCCTTACGGAACCGCAAATGCAACGCCGCAGTTCAAAACCTCTCGCAACGATTCAGGCCGCCCGCGAGGTCAGCCTGGGCGCGCTGTCCTATCTCGCCGGCGATCCGGAGCGGATCGGCCCCTTCCTCGCCGAGAGCGGGCTGTCGCCGGCCGACCTGCGCGGTGTGGCCGCCTCCCCCGCCTTCCACGTCGCGCTGCTGGACTTTCTCATCTCCCGGCAGGATCTGCTGCTCGAATATGCCGAGCAGGCCCGGATCGATCCGGGGCACGTGGTGGCGGCGCGCGAGATTCTGTTTCACGATGACAGGAACGAGGAGTGACCTGCGTGGGGCATGACGTCGGCACCAGAATTACCCCTGGAGCATAGACATGGCGCGGGAGCCTGCCTTCTGCCGGGATTGCCTGCGTGAGGCGGGCGCCGAGGCGCGCTGCCTGGCCTGCGGCAGCCCGCGCCTCACGCGCCACATCGAACTCACTGGCCTCCACATCGCCCACATCGACTGCGACGCGTTTTACGCCTCGGTGGAGAAGCGCGACGACCCTTCCCTGCGCGACGTGCCGGTCATTGTGGGCGGCGGCAAGCGCGGTGTCGTCTCAACCGCATGCTATCTCGCCCGCGTGAAGGGCGTGCGCTCGGCAATGCCGATGTTCAAGGCGCTCGCCCTATGCCCGGAGGCGGTGGTGGTGAAGCCGAACATGGCGAAATACGTCGCCGTCGGGCGGCAGATTCGCGAGCGTATGCTTGAACTTACGCCACTGGTCGAACCGCTTTCCATTGATGAGGCATTTCTCGACCTCGCCGGCACCGAAAAGCTGCATGGCGAGAGTCCGGCACGGTCCCTCGCCCGCCTCGCCCGCTCCGTCGAGGCCGACATCGGCGTGACGCTCTCGGTCGGTCTGGCGCCGAACAAGTTTCTCGCCAAAATGGCCTCAGAGCTTGATAAACCTCGCGGATTCGCCGTCATAGGCTCAGCCGAAGCCCGCGCTTTCCTCGCCCCTCTCAGCGTCGGCGCCATCTGGGGCGTCGGCAAGGCGACACAGGAGCGGCTTGCCCGCGAAGGCTATCGCCTGATCGCCGACCTCCAGGCCGCCGACGAGGTGACGCTGGCCCGCCGCTTCGGCAATGAGGGCCTGCGCCTCCACCGCCTCGCCAATGGCATCGATACCCGGCGGGTGAATCCGGAACGCGAGACCAAGAGCGTTTCCACCGAGACCACATTCGACAGCGATATCAGCGACTTCCGCGCGCTGGAACAGGAACTCTATCGGCTCACGCGCAAGCTTTCCGACCGGCTCAAGGCGGGCGGGCATGCCGGGCGCACGGTGACGCTCAAGCTGAAGACCGCCGATTTCCGCCTGATCACCCGTGCCCACTCGCTCGAAGATCCCACCCAGCTCGCCCACCGCATCTTCGAGCACGCCCGCACCATCCTGCTGCGCGAGGCAGACGGGCGACGCTTCCGGCTGATCGGCGTGGGCGTTTCCGAGCTCGCCGACCCCGCCCTGGCCGACCCGGCGGATCTGGTGGATGCGCAGGGCACACGAAATGGCGTCGCCGAGCGTGCGCTCGATACTCTGCGCGCCCGGTTCGGAAAGGAGATCATCGACCGCGGGATCGTGCTCGACGCTCCGCGCCGCACCAGCGCGCCCCAACCCCATCGCAACGCACCGGCCCCAGCCGGTACAGAGCCCGTCAGTTCGGGCACGCCTCGGTCGGAAGGGGCTCATAGGAAATGAGTGTCCCGCGCAAGGCGAAGTCACCATAATCAAGCTTCAGGGCCCGGCTGACGCCGTTGTCGAACAGGTCAAAGCTGATGACGTAGCTGGGCGTCTGATCCTTGCCGCCGCGCTCGTAATAGCTGATCGTGACCGGATAGCGCGTGCGGCCTGCCAGCTCGCCGGACTTCGCGGCCTGCTCCAGCCCCTGCTCATCCGTGATACCTTTCCCGATCACCGACAGCGTGTCGTAGACCTTTCGCGCGTCAGGCGAGCCGTCATAGACCGGCGCCTGAAGAATCGGCTCTCCGCTCGTCGCCGCGGCAAGAACCCGCAACACATGCTGCGTCGGCAGCAGAACACTTCCGGAAATCTTGACGGTGGTCTCTTCCGGCTTGGTCGCCTTGACGACCAGCGTGCCGTCCCGGCGCTCGGCAACGCCGTCCGCCTGTTCCGGGGCGTCGCCATTGACCTTGTTGGTTACCCGAAAGCGATAGGCTTTGCCGGTGCCGTCTTCCCACGTCGCGGTCGAGATCGAGCTGCTGAGCAAGCCGCCCTGGGTATCGAGATCCGTATTCTGGCGCAGCAGGACCGAGTATCCTGCGCATTGATTTCCGCGCAGCTCATAGACGATCTGTCCACTGGCCGCGTTCACCCGCTTGGCGACCTTGCTGCCGTCCAGCGAAAGGGCATAGGTGGCGCGGTGCGGCGCGAGTTGGACCGCTGCCGCCGGCAGGGTCGCGGCCAAAAGGAGTACCGAGGCGAGACAGGCTCGGAAAGGCACGGACACGGGCATAAAGGCAAACTCCTCTGGCGTGGCCGCAACCGACTTGCGTGCGGACCGCCGATCAGCGAAACATCGCTACCCAAACGGGGCAAGGTCGAATTTTCAAAAAGGCTAAAGTCCCTTAGCCCGCTACCGAACAATCAGTTCAATACGGAGAATCAAATGTCCGGAACGGTCGAGGCCAAGCTGGCGTCACTGGGTATCACCCTCCCCGAAGCCACCGCGCCGGCTGCCAATTATGTGCCCACCGTGACCAGTGGCAACCTGCTCTGGATCTCGGGCCAGATCTCCGTCGCCAAT comes from the Ancylobacter pratisalsi genome and includes:
- a CDS encoding DUF3572 domain-containing protein, producing the protein MQRRSSKPLATIQAAREVSLGALSYLAGDPERIGPFLAESGLSPADLRGVAASPAFHVALLDFLISRQDLLLEYAEQARIDPGHVVAAREILFHDDRNEE
- a CDS encoding DNA polymerase IV; amino-acid sequence: MAREPAFCRDCLREAGAEARCLACGSPRLTRHIELTGLHIAHIDCDAFYASVEKRDDPSLRDVPVIVGGGKRGVVSTACYLARVKGVRSAMPMFKALALCPEAVVVKPNMAKYVAVGRQIRERMLELTPLVEPLSIDEAFLDLAGTEKLHGESPARSLARLARSVEADIGVTLSVGLAPNKFLAKMASELDKPRGFAVIGSAEARAFLAPLSVGAIWGVGKATQERLAREGYRLIADLQAADEVTLARRFGNEGLRLHRLANGIDTRRVNPERETKSVSTETTFDSDISDFRALEQELYRLTRKLSDRLKAGGHAGRTVTLKLKTADFRLITRAHSLEDPTQLAHRIFEHARTILLREADGRRFRLIGVGVSELADPALADPADLVDAQGTRNGVAERALDTLRARFGKEIIDRGIVLDAPRRTSAPQPHRNAPAPAGTEPVSSGTPRSEGAHRK
- a CDS encoding cell envelope integrity EipB family protein encodes the protein MPVSVPFRACLASVLLLAATLPAAAVQLAPHRATYALSLDGSKVAKRVNAASGQIVYELRGNQCAGYSVLLRQNTDLDTQGGLLSSSISTATWEDGTGKAYRFRVTNKVNGDAPEQADGVAERRDGTLVVKATKPEETTVKISGSVLLPTQHVLRVLAAATSGEPILQAPVYDGSPDARKVYDTLSVIGKGITDEQGLEQAAKSGELAGRTRYPVTISYYERGGKDQTPSYVISFDLFDNGVSRALKLDYGDFALRGTLISYEPLPTEACPN